One Paraburkholderia caffeinilytica DNA segment encodes these proteins:
- a CDS encoding porin produces the protein MAALAVASPLAYGQTSVSLYGRLDGGLEYLNHIDNGAGGSSSRWSAEGGDWGTSMLGLKGNEDLGGGLSAIFNLETGLQIMNGTTSGGRLWSRRAFVGLKSDQLGTLQAGRNLFIDSDGVWEFDPFVQQAFSSASLVRGRNWQQTSNNVEYHSPVFWGFDVQAQYALGNQAGAFNRGASGEFGRSDGIMLTYHSPLFDVRGIYDELRDSNGRFSNIFQASREYFAGANVHFDAWKIQGAYTHYSAPDSPVGVADSADHYWLGATYNIQSRWAVTAGGYYIKVGDGGGDAAHDPSGHAMMYLLGTTYNLSKRTFVYGTVGYVRNGSNSNFSLEASPRDATNNTSPLTGESQTGAYVGMLHQF, from the coding sequence ATGGCCGCCCTGGCGGTGGCAAGTCCGCTGGCATACGGTCAGACGAGCGTGTCGTTATATGGCCGTCTCGACGGCGGTCTGGAATATCTGAATCACATCGACAATGGCGCGGGCGGCAGTTCGAGCCGCTGGAGTGCTGAAGGCGGCGATTGGGGCACCAGTATGCTGGGCCTCAAAGGCAATGAAGATCTGGGCGGCGGCCTGAGTGCGATCTTCAACCTCGAAACCGGTCTGCAGATCATGAATGGCACGACGAGCGGCGGACGGTTGTGGTCACGGCGTGCCTTCGTCGGCCTGAAGAGCGATCAGTTGGGCACGCTGCAAGCCGGGCGCAATCTGTTTATCGATAGCGACGGCGTGTGGGAATTCGATCCGTTCGTGCAGCAGGCATTTTCGTCGGCGTCGCTCGTGCGTGGGCGCAACTGGCAGCAGACCAGCAACAACGTCGAGTATCACAGCCCGGTGTTCTGGGGCTTCGACGTGCAGGCGCAATACGCGTTGGGCAATCAGGCCGGCGCATTCAACCGCGGTGCGTCAGGCGAGTTTGGCCGCTCCGACGGCATCATGCTGACCTATCACTCGCCGCTCTTCGACGTGCGCGGCATCTACGACGAACTGCGTGACAGCAACGGGCGCTTCAGCAATATCTTCCAGGCTTCGCGCGAATATTTCGCCGGTGCGAATGTGCATTTCGATGCGTGGAAGATCCAGGGCGCGTATACGCATTACTCGGCGCCGGATTCACCGGTGGGCGTGGCCGATAGTGCCGATCACTACTGGCTCGGCGCGACGTACAACATCCAGTCGCGCTGGGCGGTGACGGCGGGCGGCTATTACATCAAGGTCGGCGACGGCGGCGGCGATGCCGCGCACGACCCGTCCGGCCACGCGATGATGTACCTGCTCGGCACGACCTATAACCTGTCGAAGCGTACCTTCGTGTACGGCACGGTGGGCTACGTGCGCAACGGCAGCAACTCGAATTTCTCGCTTGAAGCGTCGCCGCGCGATGCCACCAATAACACGAGCCCACTTACCGGTGAATCGCAAACCGGCGCGTATGTCGGGATGCTGCATCAGTTTTAA